A window of the Streptomyces finlayi genome harbors these coding sequences:
- a CDS encoding HAD family hydrolase has translation MAALGWLTPRRRSATARSVLAGEAAAEAARKSSLAAEYSADESLLPSGTEEPAFPVAGDDRAAAFFDLDNTVMQGAALFHFGRGLYKRQFFQRRELTRFAWQQAWFRLAGVEDPDHMQDARDSALSIVKGHRVSELMSIGEEIYDEYMADRIWPGTRALAQAHLDAGQKVWLVTAAPVETATIIARRLGLTGALGTVAESVDGVYTGRLVGEPLHGPAKAEAVRALAAAEGLDLERCAAYSDSHNDIPMLSLVGHPYAINPDTKLRKHARALDWRLRDYRTGRKAAKVGIPAAAGVGALAGGTVAAVALRRRHR, from the coding sequence ATGGCCGCTCTTGGATGGCTCACACCCCGTAGGCGCTCCGCGACAGCACGGAGCGTCCTGGCAGGCGAGGCAGCAGCCGAGGCGGCGCGGAAGTCGTCGCTCGCCGCCGAATACTCCGCCGACGAGTCCCTTCTTCCCTCCGGGACCGAGGAACCCGCCTTCCCGGTCGCGGGGGACGACCGTGCCGCCGCATTCTTCGACCTCGACAACACCGTGATGCAGGGCGCCGCGCTCTTCCACTTCGGCCGCGGCCTGTACAAGCGGCAGTTCTTCCAGCGCCGCGAGCTGACCCGCTTCGCCTGGCAGCAGGCGTGGTTCCGGCTGGCCGGCGTCGAAGATCCCGACCACATGCAGGACGCCCGCGACAGCGCCCTGTCCATCGTCAAGGGCCACCGGGTCTCCGAGCTGATGTCCATCGGCGAGGAGATCTACGACGAATACATGGCCGACCGCATCTGGCCGGGCACCCGCGCCCTCGCCCAGGCGCACCTGGACGCCGGACAGAAGGTCTGGCTCGTCACGGCCGCCCCGGTGGAGACCGCCACGATCATCGCCCGCCGCCTCGGCCTGACCGGAGCCCTGGGCACGGTCGCCGAATCCGTCGACGGCGTCTACACGGGCCGCCTGGTCGGCGAGCCGCTGCACGGCCCCGCGAAGGCCGAGGCGGTACGCGCCCTGGCCGCCGCCGAGGGCCTGGACCTGGAGCGCTGCGCCGCCTACAGCGACTCGCACAACGACATCCCGATGCTCTCGCTGGTCGGCCACCCGTACGCGATCAACCCGGACACCAAGCTCCGTAAGCACGCCCGCGCCCTGGACTGGCGGCTGCGCGACTACCGCACCGGCCGCAAGGCGGCGAAGGTCGGCATCCCGGCAGCCGCCGGCGTGGGCGCCCTGGCAGGCGGCACCGTCGCCGCGGTCGCCCTGCGCCGCCGCCACCGCTGA
- a CDS encoding DUF5667 domain-containing protein has protein sequence MIANVSAHRRANAFAQAMEEQSLQGAAAVQPEEPAEQADHGALLALANGLGELPKPKLDPEVKVAQRAQLVAAMEAMFAEGGASTGPTVPEQRGKGAHRASPLRKLRPRSRWAKGLTAGGLTVGVAAGAFGGVAAASSDALPGDSLYGLKRGMEDINLGMANGDADRGEAYLDQASTRLHEARRLMERGRSGEMDHESLGEVRRTLDRMSHDATEGHRLLHTAYQRDGSIGPIQTLDSFSRSHRESWSNLRDRLPVQLTDISDKVSSVFEAMDEEVAPLQSLLPRTPERSEEPRRTSSPQDATAPSGGGAPAPSSPTAPQDRTDRSTQPEPSGSGSGPAEGLLGGGTDGLLDDLPTDEVTPSPPGGEVSMPPSPDVTLPPLLPGLLPGLGINGEDLKP, from the coding sequence GTGATCGCAAACGTTTCGGCACACCGGCGGGCGAACGCCTTCGCCCAGGCCATGGAGGAGCAGTCGCTCCAGGGTGCGGCGGCCGTACAGCCCGAGGAGCCGGCCGAACAGGCCGACCACGGAGCGCTGTTGGCCCTGGCGAACGGCCTCGGTGAGCTACCGAAGCCCAAGTTGGACCCCGAGGTCAAAGTGGCGCAACGAGCCCAGCTCGTCGCCGCCATGGAGGCCATGTTCGCCGAGGGCGGTGCGTCCACGGGCCCTACGGTGCCCGAGCAACGGGGCAAGGGAGCCCACCGGGCTTCCCCGCTCCGGAAACTGCGCCCCCGCTCACGCTGGGCGAAAGGACTCACCGCCGGCGGACTCACCGTAGGTGTGGCCGCCGGAGCCTTCGGTGGAGTGGCCGCTGCCAGTTCGGACGCCCTGCCGGGTGATTCCCTGTACGGGCTGAAGCGCGGCATGGAAGACATCAACCTCGGTATGGCCAACGGCGACGCCGACCGCGGCGAGGCATACCTCGACCAGGCGTCCACCCGGCTCCATGAGGCACGACGCCTCATGGAGCGGGGCCGCTCGGGCGAAATGGACCATGAATCACTCGGCGAGGTCAGGCGCACGCTCGACCGCATGAGCCACGACGCCACGGAAGGCCACCGCCTTCTGCACACGGCCTACCAACGGGACGGCTCCATCGGCCCGATCCAGACCCTGGACTCCTTCTCCCGCTCGCACCGCGAGAGCTGGAGCAACCTCCGGGACCGGCTGCCCGTACAGCTGACCGACATCAGCGACAAGGTCAGCTCGGTCTTCGAGGCCATGGACGAGGAGGTCGCACCCCTCCAGTCACTGCTGCCCCGTACCCCGGAGCGGAGCGAGGAACCTCGCCGTACCAGCAGTCCCCAGGACGCCACCGCCCCGTCCGGCGGCGGCGCACCGGCACCGTCCTCACCCACCGCACCGCAGGACCGCACGGACCGGAGCACCCAGCCCGAACCGTCCGGATCCGGCAGCGGCCCGGCCGAGGGTCTGCTCGGCGGCGGCACGGACGGCCTGCTCGACGACCTCCCGACGGACGAGGTCACCCCGTCGCCCCCGGGCGGCGAGGTCAGCATGCCCCCGTCCCCCGACGTCACCCTCCCGCCCCTGCTCCCCGGCCTGCTCCCGGGCCTCGGCATCAACGGCGAGGACCTGAAGCCGTGA
- a CDS encoding glutaredoxin family protein, which produces MSALLRRTKKKPADRVVTLVGKPGCHLCDDARLVVRTVCEETGASWVEKDITQDEALYKEYWEQIPVVLVDDEQHTFWRVDPDRLRRALGT; this is translated from the coding sequence ATGAGTGCACTGCTGCGTCGTACGAAGAAGAAGCCCGCGGACCGCGTGGTGACCCTGGTGGGCAAACCGGGCTGCCACCTCTGCGACGACGCGAGGCTCGTGGTGCGCACGGTCTGCGAGGAGACGGGCGCGTCGTGGGTGGAGAAGGACATCACGCAGGACGAGGCGCTGTACAAGGAGTACTGGGAGCAGATTCCGGTGGTCCTCGTGGATGACGAGCAGCACACGTTCTGGCGGGTGGACCCGGACAGGTTGCGCAGGGCGCTGGGTACCTGA
- a CDS encoding ECF subfamily RNA polymerase sigma factor, BldN family, producing MYPHVGVDASGLATLRATVADRLRGFVPTAYAVPAFAAPAPVGPCYALAERSAAVGRRSNRGATTTSTVRRPTADSDSARMMDLVERAQAGEADAFGRLYDQYSDTVYRYIYYRVGGKATAEDLTSETFLRALRRISTFTWQGRDFGAWLVTIARNLVADHFKSSRFRLEVTTGEMLDANEVERSPEDSVLESLSNAALLQAVRRLNPQQQECVTLRFLQGLSVAETARVMGKNEGAIKTLQYRAVRTLARLLPDDAR from the coding sequence GTGTACCCACATGTCGGGGTTGACGCCTCGGGCCTGGCTACGCTGCGCGCAACGGTCGCCGACCGCTTGCGCGGCTTCGTCCCCACCGCGTACGCCGTCCCCGCCTTTGCCGCCCCTGCACCTGTCGGCCCCTGCTATGCCCTGGCCGAACGGAGTGCGGCGGTCGGAAGACGCAGCAACCGCGGCGCCACGACCACGTCAACCGTTCGTCGGCCGACGGCCGACAGCGACAGCGCTCGCATGATGGATCTTGTCGAGCGCGCACAGGCCGGTGAGGCTGACGCCTTCGGCCGCCTGTACGACCAGTACAGCGACACCGTGTACCGGTACATCTACTACCGCGTAGGAGGGAAGGCGACAGCGGAGGACCTCACCAGCGAGACCTTCCTGCGCGCACTCCGCCGTATCTCGACGTTCACCTGGCAGGGCCGCGACTTCGGTGCCTGGCTGGTCACCATCGCTCGAAACCTGGTCGCCGACCACTTCAAATCCAGTCGATTCCGACTGGAAGTGACCACCGGCGAAATGCTCGACGCCAACGAGGTCGAGCGAAGCCCCGAGGACTCCGTCCTGGAGTCCCTCTCCAACGCCGCACTGCTCCAGGCCGTGCGCCGACTCAATCCACAACAGCAGGAGTGCGTCACCCTTCGTTTCCTGCAAGGGCTCTCGGTCGCCGAGACCGCCCGGGTGATGGGCAAGAACGAGGGCGCGATCAAGACTCTCCAGTACCGCGCCGTCCGCACACTCGCCCGGCTCCTGCCGGACGACGCCCGTTAG